A part of Myxococcus landrumus genomic DNA contains:
- the rnr gene encoding ribonuclease R → MSISSDLLQQILSDADHPLGIKELLRLAGLHPGQQTELKRALRELVRDGLIVKEGKRFLRPRPRQEGGTPAPTPQAAHPREAREPRSGGAPFERGRGHFAGRGRAPDARGGRGFDPGRSGGAGSRRRDEWRERSGPRGGSEGARDTVEGILHVHRDGFGFVHPVSGEGENIFLPPGEAQRALDNDRVVVSFSGRPGRYEGRLLRVVDRRRELAVGVYTAHRHYALVLPTDTSLPGPIRVPYTQMAQEGDLVKVRLGVGADLLDPGKDLFGEVAGSLGKPGTPSPEVLGIAFSQGFSDEFPPEVMDEADRYAVKVSDEEARGEQRKDLRSMPLVTIDGEDARDFDDAVYVEEQGSGWRLVVAIADVTHYVRERSALDAEALRRATSVYLPDRVLPMLPERLSNGICSLRPDEDRLCMVADMTFDAQGQRRGYTLYPAVMRSAARCTYNEVQDVLAGKDVPHRNAFKPHFERMMALARALMRMRKERGAIDFDLPEHKVVLGKDGLPERMDKRERKDSHRLIEECMLAANEAVARFFQDEGLPTVYRFHGEPDPEKLATFAALAQAYGFKLTFEDGVSSKELDAFISQLSGHPEQRALNQLLLRSMMQAVYTSSKVGHYGLAAEHYLHFTSPIRRYPDLLVHRLLKAHWARQGRKPSVAMLEREEERLEDMAMQCSDRERAAMQVEREVVSFYAALMMKARVGEEFAATVAAVTDFGFFVELDVEHVEGLVKAETLGPGSKLDKQTHALVYPNGRRVRVGQKLRVRLLSANPTARKIDFEALQFDGEAPLARREGGAPVRRRHDWREDAAAHGKQRAGRPGRGEREATKKDGPARTWAAREEPSRPRGRFMREGRREESAPQRGAGELKQPWSGDKEAKPQREHAGARPGGETHGPKRRMFIRPEPSPDVEASGAPAPEQVSPEVSAPTAWQEPVSGEGAGASPHPGFDRLRALAAQSPQGGKGSRGAPPRPGFGGKPPSKEGRFHQGPPPKFTPPKPRETEEAEYAPESWQPSVRAEPPAKPPVREQEAPTRDREGEEPVRSEAVATLKSPERVTSPSTVEAAEAVSRREETSVPVVVEVQDTRAPAQVEQVSRAKAKRPVAAKRAAPAQKPASRGPARKAVVKKATTSKAAAVKKKAVPKKPAPVKPSKKAKTPAAQGKKPKAKPVKASTPRSEKKPAAKATKPRATGAKVRGAKPAARKR, encoded by the coding sequence GTGAGCATCTCTTCCGACCTTCTTCAGCAGATTCTCTCCGACGCAGATCACCCGCTGGGCATCAAGGAGCTCCTGCGACTCGCGGGCTTGCACCCTGGCCAGCAGACCGAGCTCAAGCGCGCGCTCCGTGAGCTGGTGCGCGACGGTCTCATCGTCAAGGAGGGCAAGCGCTTCCTTCGCCCTCGCCCCCGGCAGGAAGGGGGGACGCCTGCTCCCACGCCGCAGGCCGCCCATCCCAGGGAGGCGCGTGAGCCGCGCTCCGGTGGGGCTCCCTTCGAGCGGGGACGTGGACACTTCGCGGGACGCGGCCGTGCTCCCGACGCTCGGGGCGGCCGTGGTTTCGACCCGGGCCGTTCGGGTGGCGCGGGCTCCAGGCGCCGCGACGAGTGGCGTGAGCGCTCCGGGCCGCGAGGCGGCTCCGAAGGCGCACGCGACACGGTGGAGGGCATCCTCCACGTCCATCGCGATGGCTTCGGCTTCGTGCATCCGGTGTCCGGGGAGGGGGAGAACATCTTCCTGCCGCCTGGTGAGGCCCAGCGGGCGCTCGACAATGACCGGGTGGTGGTCTCGTTCTCCGGCCGTCCAGGGCGCTACGAGGGCCGGCTCCTGCGCGTCGTCGACCGCCGGCGTGAGCTGGCGGTCGGTGTCTACACGGCGCATCGGCACTACGCGCTGGTGCTCCCCACGGACACGAGCCTGCCGGGGCCCATTCGAGTTCCCTATACGCAGATGGCGCAGGAGGGCGACCTGGTGAAGGTGCGCCTCGGCGTCGGTGCGGATCTGCTCGACCCGGGGAAGGACCTCTTCGGCGAGGTGGCGGGTTCGCTCGGCAAGCCGGGCACGCCCAGCCCCGAGGTGCTGGGGATCGCCTTCTCGCAGGGCTTCTCGGATGAGTTCCCGCCCGAGGTGATGGACGAGGCGGACCGCTATGCCGTGAAGGTGTCGGACGAGGAGGCCCGCGGGGAGCAGCGCAAGGACCTGCGCTCAATGCCGCTCGTCACCATCGATGGTGAGGATGCGCGCGACTTCGACGACGCGGTGTACGTCGAGGAGCAGGGGAGCGGATGGCGGTTGGTGGTGGCCATCGCGGATGTGACGCACTACGTGCGGGAGCGCAGCGCGCTCGACGCCGAGGCCCTGCGGCGCGCCACGTCCGTGTACCTGCCGGACCGCGTGTTGCCCATGCTTCCGGAGCGGCTGAGCAACGGCATCTGCTCGCTGCGGCCGGACGAGGATCGCCTCTGCATGGTCGCGGACATGACGTTCGACGCCCAGGGACAGCGGCGTGGATACACGCTCTATCCGGCGGTGATGCGCAGCGCCGCGCGGTGCACGTACAACGAGGTGCAGGACGTCCTCGCGGGCAAGGACGTGCCCCACCGCAATGCGTTCAAGCCGCACTTCGAGCGGATGATGGCCCTGGCGCGTGCGCTGATGCGGATGCGCAAGGAGCGAGGCGCCATCGACTTCGACCTGCCCGAGCACAAGGTGGTGCTGGGCAAGGACGGCCTGCCCGAGCGCATGGACAAGCGCGAGCGCAAGGACAGCCACCGGCTCATCGAGGAGTGCATGCTCGCCGCCAACGAGGCGGTGGCTCGCTTCTTCCAGGACGAGGGCTTGCCGACGGTGTACCGGTTCCACGGTGAGCCGGACCCGGAGAAGCTGGCGACCTTCGCGGCGTTGGCGCAGGCGTATGGCTTCAAGCTGACGTTCGAGGATGGCGTGTCGTCGAAGGAGCTGGATGCATTCATCAGCCAGCTCTCGGGACATCCGGAGCAGCGGGCCCTGAACCAGCTCCTGCTGCGTTCGATGATGCAGGCCGTGTACACGTCCTCGAAGGTGGGGCACTACGGGCTCGCGGCCGAGCACTACCTGCACTTCACCTCACCCATCCGTCGATACCCTGACCTGCTGGTGCACCGGTTGTTGAAGGCGCACTGGGCGCGGCAGGGCCGCAAGCCTTCCGTGGCGATGTTGGAGCGGGAGGAGGAGCGGCTCGAGGACATGGCGATGCAGTGCTCGGATCGCGAGCGCGCGGCCATGCAGGTCGAGCGGGAGGTGGTGTCCTTCTACGCGGCCCTGATGATGAAGGCGCGGGTCGGCGAGGAGTTCGCCGCGACGGTGGCGGCCGTCACGGACTTCGGCTTCTTCGTCGAGCTCGACGTCGAGCATGTCGAGGGGCTGGTGAAGGCGGAGACGCTGGGGCCGGGCTCGAAGCTGGACAAGCAGACGCACGCGCTGGTGTACCCGAACGGGCGTCGCGTGCGCGTGGGGCAGAAGCTTCGCGTGCGGTTGCTGTCGGCGAACCCGACGGCGCGGAAGATCGATTTCGAGGCGCTCCAGTTCGACGGCGAGGCGCCACTGGCTCGTCGCGAGGGTGGGGCCCCTGTCCGCCGCCGGCACGACTGGCGGGAGGATGCCGCGGCGCATGGAAAGCAGCGCGCGGGCAGGCCTGGGCGTGGGGAGCGGGAGGCGACGAAGAAGGACGGGCCGGCGCGCACGTGGGCCGCGCGCGAGGAGCCGTCGCGTCCGCGCGGGCGCTTCATGCGAGAGGGACGTCGCGAGGAGTCCGCTCCTCAGCGAGGCGCCGGCGAGCTCAAGCAGCCGTGGTCTGGTGACAAGGAGGCGAAGCCTCAGCGGGAGCACGCGGGCGCACGGCCGGGTGGGGAGACCCATGGGCCGAAGCGGCGCATGTTCATCCGCCCGGAGCCGAGCCCCGATGTGGAGGCGAGTGGGGCACCTGCTCCAGAGCAGGTGTCTCCTGAGGTCTCCGCGCCCACGGCCTGGCAGGAGCCCGTGAGTGGAGAGGGTGCAGGTGCATCACCGCATCCTGGGTTTGATCGGCTGCGTGCGTTGGCCGCGCAGAGTCCGCAGGGCGGCAAGGGGAGCCGGGGTGCGCCTCCGCGTCCTGGGTTTGGAGGGAAGCCGCCGTCGAAGGAAGGGCGATTCCACCAGGGACCTCCGCCGAAGTTCACGCCTCCCAAGCCGAGAGAGACCGAAGAGGCCGAGTACGCGCCGGAGTCGTGGCAGCCGTCCGTGCGTGCCGAGCCGCCGGCGAAACCGCCTGTCCGCGAGCAGGAAGCACCGACACGCGACCGTGAGGGGGAGGAGCCGGTTCGTTCGGAGGCTGTTGCTACGCTCAAGTCGCCGGAGCGCGTGACGAGTCCGTCGACTGTCGAAGCGGCCGAGGCCGTGTCGCGTCGCGAGGAGACATCCGTGCCTGTTGTTGTCGAGGTTCAAGACACCCGTGCGCCGGCACAGGTGGAGCAAGTGTCTCGCGCGAAGGCGAAACGCCCTGTCGCGGCGAAGCGGGCTGCTCCGGCCCAGAAGCCCGCGTCGCGGGGGCCGGCTCGGAAGGCCGTGGTGAAGAAGGCCACGACCTCGAAGGCGGCCGCCGTGAAGAAGAAGGCAGTGCCCAAGAAGCCGGCACCCGTGAAGCCTTCGAAGAAGGCCAAGACTCCGGCCGCTCAGGGGAAGAAGCCCAAGGCGAAGCCAGTCAAGGCCTCGACGCCTCGGAGTGAGAAGAAGCCCGCGGCGAAGGCCACCAAGCCTCGCGCGACGGGGGCGAAGGTTCGCGGCGCGAAGCCGGCGGCGCGAAAACGCTGA
- a CDS encoding protease inhibitor I42 family protein yields the protein MAKPKSGAKKATPVGKTGAKPAAKKDKSSRLDLIKNASKRVATTTAKGGKAAGDAPAKSTKSAAKKAAPEVEQPKEKVSEKTAEKVSTKKSAAKAAPAAKTATAKAAPAAKAATGAKGSTGKSGSKASAAPAVPAVEKPRPRATKLPPPGEPLTKREMEQLLTAGEGRGVMGEGSLKGRLVVLNEMPNLVVVGRDKRELTFLLQGPDQEVLPAYVNHKVSVSGMIRKTTNHGGVVDVRKYSAKKPEAEVVEAPPADTEPRLRYLSPGEVSMVTAAGMGAGIKGFAAVRGNLEMTGEEFVLVVSNGGTRQQVSFIIDGKAAAKGLRKNVGHTLQVMGVVDKTSGWGGRISAENVEPRPSEARAVSRDEMELVHIEGEVPTSVDVKLNHGLTVRLPEQPGFTWAIEPTVAKRVGLREANFEQGPNGGPATREFFFTPRNPGTFEVEFFLAKALAPGLVDRSFKINVTVKP from the coding sequence ATGGCCAAGCCCAAGTCCGGGGCCAAGAAGGCGACTCCCGTTGGCAAGACTGGCGCGAAGCCCGCCGCGAAGAAGGACAAATCCTCTCGCCTGGATCTGATCAAGAACGCGTCCAAGCGGGTCGCCACCACGACGGCGAAGGGAGGAAAGGCGGCTGGGGACGCGCCCGCCAAGAGCACCAAGTCCGCCGCGAAGAAGGCGGCTCCTGAGGTCGAACAGCCGAAGGAGAAGGTCTCGGAGAAGACCGCGGAGAAGGTGTCCACGAAGAAGTCTGCGGCGAAGGCGGCTCCTGCCGCGAAGACCGCGACGGCGAAGGCGGCTCCGGCCGCGAAGGCCGCGACCGGGGCGAAGGGCTCGACGGGCAAGAGCGGCTCGAAGGCCTCCGCCGCACCCGCTGTCCCCGCGGTGGAGAAGCCCCGTCCGCGCGCGACCAAGCTTCCGCCTCCGGGCGAGCCGCTCACGAAGCGGGAGATGGAGCAACTGCTCACCGCTGGCGAGGGGCGTGGCGTGATGGGCGAGGGCAGCCTCAAGGGCCGCCTCGTCGTCCTCAACGAGATGCCCAACCTGGTGGTGGTGGGGCGTGACAAGCGCGAGCTCACCTTCTTGCTCCAGGGGCCGGATCAGGAGGTCCTCCCGGCCTACGTGAACCACAAGGTCTCCGTGAGCGGGATGATCCGCAAGACGACCAACCACGGCGGCGTGGTGGACGTGCGCAAGTACTCCGCCAAGAAGCCTGAGGCGGAGGTCGTTGAGGCGCCGCCCGCCGATACCGAGCCGAGGCTGCGCTACCTGTCGCCTGGTGAGGTCTCCATGGTGACGGCCGCGGGCATGGGCGCGGGCATCAAGGGCTTCGCCGCGGTGCGCGGCAACCTGGAGATGACGGGCGAGGAGTTCGTGCTCGTCGTGTCCAACGGCGGCACGCGGCAGCAGGTGTCGTTCATCATCGACGGCAAGGCCGCCGCCAAGGGCCTTCGCAAGAACGTGGGCCACACGCTGCAGGTCATGGGCGTGGTGGACAAGACGTCCGGCTGGGGCGGCCGTATCTCCGCGGAGAACGTGGAGCCTCGGCCGTCGGAAGCTCGCGCGGTGTCTCGCGACGAGATGGAACTGGTCCACATCGAGGGCGAGGTGCCCACGTCCGTGGACGTGAAGCTCAACCACGGCCTCACCGTGCGCCTGCCCGAGCAGCCGGGCTTCACCTGGGCCATCGAGCCCACCGTGGCCAAGCGCGTGGGTTTGCGCGAGGCCAACTTCGAGCAGGGTCCCAATGGGGGGCCCGCGACTCGTGAATTCTTCTTCACCCCCCGCAACCCGGGGACATTCGAGGTGGAGTTCTTCCTGGCCAAGGCGCTCGCGCCGGGCCTGGTTGATCGCTCCTTCAAAATCAACGTCACGGTCAAGCCTTGA
- a CDS encoding molybdopterin molybdotransferase MoeA: MNDVATLLPEDEARARILALASPLSAEWVALEEGLGRTLAEDVMAQRTLPPWDNSAMDGYAVRAADLAGALPVRLPVLETVFAGGAPRQEVRPGTCVRIMTGAPLPPGADAVVMRERVRPVPDGGADEVDVLEAAVPGQFVRPRGEDAREGALLLAQGTPLGIPELGLLWGQGMLSAPVPRAPRVAILSTGDELCRADEAPRGRIVDTNAPSLALAVRRAGGLPSLLGIAQDTRDSVAEALSRTHGFDVVLTSAGVSVGERDYVKEVLAAIGVEQHLWRVAIKPGKPLVVGRRGSTLFFGLPGNPTSSLVTFELFVRPTLRKLLGHADVAPVRVSGRLDGKLSKPPGLAHFVRVVASWREGALWARPLSTQTSGALRSAAAATHLLHFAQEASSLSHGDLVELLPVSWGA; the protein is encoded by the coding sequence ATGAACGACGTTGCGACACTGCTCCCGGAGGACGAAGCCCGGGCCCGAATCCTGGCCCTGGCCTCGCCGTTGTCCGCCGAATGGGTGGCGCTCGAAGAGGGCCTGGGACGCACGCTCGCCGAAGACGTGATGGCTCAGCGCACCCTTCCCCCCTGGGACAACTCGGCGATGGACGGCTACGCCGTGCGCGCGGCCGACCTGGCCGGGGCTCTCCCCGTGAGGCTGCCGGTGCTCGAAACGGTCTTCGCGGGAGGCGCACCGCGTCAAGAAGTCCGGCCGGGCACCTGCGTGCGCATCATGACGGGAGCCCCTCTTCCGCCGGGCGCTGACGCGGTGGTGATGCGCGAGCGAGTCCGCCCCGTGCCCGATGGAGGCGCCGACGAAGTGGACGTCCTGGAAGCCGCGGTGCCCGGCCAGTTCGTGCGGCCTCGCGGCGAAGACGCACGCGAGGGAGCGCTGCTCTTGGCCCAAGGCACGCCCCTGGGCATCCCGGAGCTGGGATTGCTCTGGGGGCAAGGCATGCTGTCGGCTCCCGTTCCGCGCGCGCCGCGAGTGGCCATCCTCTCCACGGGCGACGAATTGTGCCGGGCCGACGAGGCGCCTCGAGGCCGCATCGTCGACACCAACGCCCCATCCCTCGCCCTCGCGGTGCGGCGCGCGGGAGGACTGCCGTCCTTGCTGGGCATCGCCCAGGACACGCGGGACAGCGTGGCGGAGGCCCTGTCCCGCACGCACGGCTTCGACGTGGTGCTCACCAGCGCGGGCGTCTCCGTGGGGGAGCGCGACTACGTGAAGGAAGTCCTCGCCGCCATCGGCGTGGAGCAGCACCTGTGGCGCGTGGCCATCAAGCCGGGCAAGCCCCTGGTGGTGGGCAGGCGCGGATCCACCCTCTTCTTCGGGCTGCCGGGCAACCCCACCTCGTCGCTCGTCACCTTCGAGCTCTTCGTCAGGCCCACGCTCCGCAAGCTGCTCGGCCATGCCGACGTGGCTCCCGTCCGGGTCTCCGGCCGGCTGGACGGGAAGCTCTCCAAGCCCCCAGGCCTGGCCCACTTCGTCCGGGTGGTGGCCTCCTGGAGGGAGGGCGCGCTCTGGGCCCGCCCCCTGTCCACCCAGACGTCCGGCGCGCTTCGGTCCGCCGCGGCCGCCACCCACCTGCTGCACTTCGCACAGGAAGCCAGCAGCTTGTCTCATGGAGACCTGGTGGAATTGCTTCCCGTCTCCTGGGGCGCTTGA
- the ribA gene encoding GTP cyclohydrolase II, with product MSDTRSPQPLPTRKPTQHLERFSEADIPTKRGPLRTVVFRDRRNGREHVALVAGDVTGVEGVPVRIHSECLTSEVFGSLKCDCKEQLDRALDFITQQGLGVVLYLRQEGRGIGLGNKIKAYALQSKGLDTYEANRQLGFADDLRSYDIAAEMLRSLDVRSVDLITNNPLKIAGMVEEGIPVLRRIPSRTEHNPHNLDYLRTKRERTGHLIELFAEDDDTEAQAG from the coding sequence ATGTCGGACACTCGCTCACCCCAGCCTCTTCCGACCCGGAAGCCGACCCAGCACCTGGAGCGCTTTTCGGAGGCGGATATCCCCACGAAGCGGGGGCCGCTGAGGACCGTCGTGTTCAGGGACCGGCGCAACGGCCGGGAGCACGTCGCCCTGGTCGCGGGTGACGTCACGGGTGTGGAGGGAGTGCCCGTTCGTATTCACTCCGAGTGTCTGACGAGCGAGGTCTTCGGCAGCCTCAAGTGCGACTGCAAGGAGCAGTTGGACCGGGCGCTGGACTTCATCACCCAGCAGGGCCTGGGCGTGGTGCTCTACCTCCGGCAGGAAGGGCGCGGCATTGGCCTGGGGAACAAAATCAAGGCGTATGCCCTCCAGTCCAAGGGTCTGGACACCTACGAAGCGAACCGCCAGCTCGGGTTCGCGGACGACCTTCGCAGCTACGACATCGCGGCGGAAATGTTGCGCTCGCTGGATGTGCGCTCGGTGGACCTCATCACCAACAATCCGCTGAAGATCGCCGGCATGGTCGAGGAAGGCATTCCCGTCCTGCGTCGAATCCCTTCCCGGACCGAGCACAATCCGCATAACCTCGACTATTTGAGGACGAAGCGCGAGCGTACGGGGCACCTGATTGAGCTCTTCGCCGAGGACGACGACACGGAAGCCCAAGCCGGCTGA
- a CDS encoding MBL fold metallo-hydrolase, which yields MPFEVRFWGVRGSIPAPGPQTRRYGGNTPCVEIRCGEELLIFDLGSGARALGDSLLAAAGGPVRGNIFITHYHYDHLQGLPFFAPIFVPTSELTMNGPARNGRTTRELLSGHMVQPYFPVTAEGTFRAKVTYRDLPADGTLQLGPAKVQWLELNHPGGSLGYRVECGGRSVVYATDVEHGSDMDSGMFEFARGADLFIYDSMYTEDEYHGRGGPARTGWGHSTWQAAVAAADAAQVKTLVLFHHDPNRDDAAMDKLLRQVRKHRPDAIAAKEAMVIKL from the coding sequence GTGCCCTTCGAGGTGCGCTTCTGGGGCGTGCGAGGTTCCATCCCCGCCCCTGGCCCACAGACAAGGCGGTACGGCGGCAACACCCCCTGCGTTGAGATCCGATGCGGGGAGGAGTTGCTGATCTTCGATTTGGGCTCGGGAGCCCGCGCGCTGGGGGACTCGCTGCTCGCCGCGGCGGGCGGGCCGGTGCGCGGCAACATCTTCATCACGCACTACCACTACGACCATCTCCAGGGTCTCCCCTTCTTCGCGCCCATCTTCGTCCCCACGAGCGAGCTGACGATGAACGGGCCGGCGCGCAACGGGCGCACCACTCGGGAGCTGCTGAGCGGGCACATGGTGCAGCCGTACTTCCCGGTGACGGCGGAGGGCACCTTCCGCGCGAAGGTCACCTACCGGGACCTGCCAGCGGATGGGACGTTGCAGTTGGGGCCCGCCAAGGTCCAGTGGTTGGAGCTGAACCACCCAGGTGGAAGCCTGGGCTACCGCGTGGAGTGCGGTGGCCGCTCCGTGGTGTACGCCACGGACGTGGAGCACGGCAGCGACATGGACTCGGGGATGTTCGAGTTCGCGCGCGGCGCGGACCTGTTCATCTACGACTCCATGTACACCGAGGACGAGTACCACGGCCGAGGTGGACCGGCGCGCACGGGCTGGGGCCACTCGACGTGGCAGGCCGCCGTGGCCGCGGCGGATGCGGCGCAGGTGAAGACGCTGGTGCTCTTCCACCACGACCCGAACCGCGATGACGCGGCGATGGACAAGCTGCTGCGGCAGGTCCGCAAGCACCGCCCCGATGCCATCGCCGCCAAGGAAGCGATGGTCATCAAGCTGTAG
- the lipB gene encoding lipoyl(octanoyl) transferase LipB — translation MNTITVYRLGRVEYEDGLNLMRLFGDARREGLSGDVLLLLEHPPVLTLGRGAKRENITAPDESLAAEGVEVFETNRGGDVTYHGPGQIVGYPIFLLPEARRDVRRYVRDVERSIMQVLSEWGITAGPIPKWPGVWLGEEGDPDARKIAAIGVHISRWLTTHGFALNVNTKMEHFRFIVPCGIREAGVTSMQRERGHTLSLPDVQEALARSFCAVFDSERVDAPAPMRTVSIAVVRGHGSEARVLLVRRSPERGGFWQILTGRVEADEAPAQAAVRELEEETGLRLPVEDLAYRHAFAVGETLPPVLAEESGFAVHASPDAQVRLGPEHDTFEWVDVPTALERLPFVGLRETVKRAVAGRGG, via the coding sequence GTGAACACCATCACCGTCTACCGGCTCGGCCGGGTGGAATACGAGGACGGCCTCAACCTGATGCGCCTCTTCGGCGACGCGCGCCGGGAGGGGCTGAGCGGAGACGTCCTGCTCCTCCTGGAGCACCCGCCGGTCCTCACGCTCGGGCGAGGGGCGAAGCGGGAGAACATCACCGCGCCCGATGAGAGCCTCGCCGCCGAGGGCGTGGAGGTCTTCGAGACCAATCGCGGCGGCGACGTCACGTACCACGGTCCGGGTCAAATCGTCGGCTACCCCATCTTCCTGCTCCCCGAGGCGCGCCGGGACGTCCGCCGCTACGTGCGCGACGTCGAGCGCTCCATCATGCAGGTCCTGTCCGAGTGGGGCATCACCGCGGGGCCCATCCCCAAGTGGCCCGGTGTCTGGCTGGGCGAGGAGGGCGACCCCGACGCGCGGAAGATCGCCGCCATCGGTGTCCACATCTCCCGCTGGCTCACCACCCACGGCTTCGCGCTCAACGTGAACACGAAGATGGAGCACTTCCGCTTCATCGTCCCCTGCGGCATTCGCGAGGCTGGTGTCACCTCGATGCAGCGGGAGCGAGGGCACACCCTCTCCTTGCCCGATGTGCAGGAGGCGCTGGCTCGAAGCTTCTGCGCCGTCTTCGACAGTGAGCGCGTGGATGCTCCCGCGCCCATGCGCACGGTGAGCATCGCCGTCGTGCGAGGCCATGGCTCGGAGGCGCGCGTGTTGCTCGTGCGCCGCAGCCCCGAGCGAGGCGGCTTCTGGCAGATCCTCACGGGCCGCGTGGAGGCCGACGAAGCCCCCGCCCAGGCCGCGGTACGCGAGCTGGAGGAGGAGACGGGGCTGCGTCTCCCCGTCGAGGACCTGGCCTACCGGCATGCCTTCGCGGTGGGGGAGACGCTCCCCCCTGTCCTCGCGGAAGAGAGCGGCTTCGCCGTCCACGCCTCGCCGGATGCCCAGGTCCGCCTGGGGCCCGAGCACGACACCTTCGAGTGGGTGGACGTGCCCACCGCGCTGGAGCGGCTGCCCTTCGTGGGGCTGCGCGAGACGGTGAAGCGCGCGGTGGCCGGGCGCGGAGGCTGA
- a CDS encoding ClpX C4-type zinc finger protein has product MAENPRELIRTAQSAELRGDVSLAVEHLQRAAAVYQQAGNTARALQLLRHARRLDSSRQDLVAEERRLEGLVDGTASGVERQSVEESPAVAAWVLDAEVSEDLQRLEVQLARVAATVDPVGVESTSRDESTVSSPSEEDAPPRRRREARIIERGPTRADVSLEAWCSFCCRPRAEVGDLVAGPAGAFICKACLTESSSLLADVSPVPLPVRPVTSSRTRTVREFVGQPELREQLETSLHSGVRTVLLVGAEGCGKSTLLRMLQQQGRGVISDVESLADDTSFTPLFIEDVERLGAEPWTALTAFLARESRPTVVLSARGQSADSGALSLRGGSKRHSIPTTEVLSRAVRGILPVGLLEHVRVLLCLRQPTRADYVEMARARLALRDPATSLSDDALAALAAEAERSPRAGHELHALLNRVPSGTWELEQVTKPPSTRKGRRKGTS; this is encoded by the coding sequence ATGGCCGAGAACCCTCGCGAGCTGATCCGCACCGCGCAGTCCGCCGAGCTGCGGGGAGATGTGTCCCTCGCGGTGGAGCATCTCCAGCGCGCCGCGGCCGTGTACCAGCAGGCCGGAAACACGGCCCGGGCGCTCCAACTGCTGCGCCATGCGCGCCGGCTGGACTCGAGCCGACAGGACCTTGTCGCGGAAGAGCGGCGACTCGAAGGTCTGGTGGATGGGACCGCGTCCGGGGTGGAGCGCCAGTCCGTCGAGGAGTCTCCCGCGGTCGCCGCGTGGGTCCTCGATGCGGAGGTGAGCGAAGACCTCCAGCGGTTGGAGGTCCAGCTCGCGCGGGTGGCCGCCACGGTGGACCCCGTCGGTGTTGAGTCGACCTCTCGTGATGAGTCAACGGTCTCGAGCCCCTCCGAGGAGGACGCGCCGCCGCGTCGCAGGCGAGAGGCTCGCATCATCGAGCGAGGTCCCACGCGCGCGGATGTCTCGCTCGAGGCGTGGTGCTCGTTCTGCTGCCGGCCTCGGGCGGAGGTCGGTGACCTCGTGGCTGGGCCCGCGGGGGCGTTCATCTGCAAGGCGTGCCTGACGGAGTCTTCGTCGCTCCTCGCGGACGTGAGTCCCGTGCCGCTGCCTGTTCGCCCTGTCACCTCGTCGCGAACCCGCACGGTGAGGGAGTTCGTGGGGCAGCCCGAGCTGCGTGAGCAACTGGAGACCTCACTTCACTCGGGAGTCCGCACGGTCCTCCTCGTGGGCGCGGAAGGCTGCGGAAAGAGCACCCTGCTGCGGATGCTTCAGCAGCAGGGGAGGGGAGTCATCTCGGACGTTGAGTCGCTCGCCGACGACACGTCGTTCACTCCCCTGTTCATCGAAGACGTCGAGCGTCTGGGCGCCGAGCCATGGACGGCGCTCACTGCCTTCCTCGCGCGAGAGTCCCGGCCCACCGTGGTCCTCAGTGCGCGTGGTCAGTCGGCGGACTCAGGAGCGCTCTCGCTGCGAGGCGGCTCCAAGCGGCACTCCATTCCCACCACGGAGGTGCTGTCCCGCGCGGTGCGTGGCATCCTCCCAGTGGGGCTCCTGGAGCACGTCCGGGTGTTGCTGTGCCTGCGCCAACCCACGCGCGCGGACTACGTCGAGATGGCTCGGGCGCGCCTTGCTCTGCGCGACCCCGCGACATCCCTCTCCGACGACGCCCTGGCCGCGCTCGCCGCCGAGGCGGAGCGCTCCCCACGCGCGGGCCACGAGCTGCATGCCCTCCTCAACAGGGTTCCCTCGGGAACATGGGAGCTCGAGCAAGTGACGAAGCCGCCCTCCACTCGGAAGGGCCGGCGGAAGGGAACGTCGTGA